In Aegilops tauschii subsp. strangulata cultivar AL8/78 chromosome 3, Aet v6.0, whole genome shotgun sequence, one genomic interval encodes:
- the LOC109731726 gene encoding uncharacterized protein: MAPTTFHHLLFFLVVTLAAGSITSAAAAAGDDDDVQLRKVAMSQAVKVLSRYSPETTDQETLKRALAVVNREAQRYWKPIFNNVNRVMDSGADGRSKEAAFAVAKELLNRELGQGPNAVKIDFEYA; the protein is encoded by the coding sequence ATGGCCCCGACAACATTCCAccacctcctcttcttcctcgttGTCACCCTCGCCGCCGGCAGCATCACCAGCGCAGCCGCCGCTgcgggcgacgacgacgacgtgcAGCTGAGGAAGGTTGCCATGTCGCAGGCCGTCAAGGTGCTGTCCCGCTACAGCCCGGAAACCACCGACCAGGAGACGCTGAAGCGGGCGCTTGCGGTGGTGAACCGGGAGGCGCAGCGGTACTGGAAGCCCATCTTCAACAACGTCAACAGGGTGATGGACAGCGGCGCCGACGGCCGCAGCAAGGAGGCGGCGTTCGCCGTGGCCAAGGAGCTGCTCAACCGCGAGCTCGGCCAAGGCCCCAACGCCGTCAAGATCGACTTCGAATATGCgtga